A stretch of DNA from Tsuneonella amylolytica:
TGGACCTGGTCCTCGACCGGGCGAATCTCGACCGGCGGGTCGATCAGGCCGGTCGGGCGGATGACCTGTTCGGCGAAGACGCCGCCGGTCTGGTTCATCTCCCAGTCGCCCGGAGTGGCGCTGACCGCGAAGGTTTGCGGGCGCATCGCGTCCCACTCGTTGAAGCGCAAGGGGCGGTTGTCGATGCAGCTCGGCAGTCGGAAGCCGTATTCGGCCAGCGTCATCTTGCGGCGGTGGTCCCCCTTGGCCATCGCGCCGATCTGCGGCACCGTCTGGTGGCTTTCGTCGACGAACAGCAGCGCGTTCTCGGGCAGGTATTCGAACAGAGTCGGCGGCGGTTCGCCCGGAAGGCGGCCGGTGAGGAAGCGGCTGTAATTCTCGATGCCGGCGCAGCTGCCGGTGGCGGCAATCATCTCGAGGTCGAAGTTGGTCCGCTGTTCCAGCCGCTGGGCCTCCAGCAGCCGGCCTTCGGCGTGCAGTTCCTTGAGCCGCTCCTCCAGCTCGAACTTGATGGCGGCGCTCGCCTGTTTCATCGTCGGGCCGGGCGTGACGTAGTGGCTGTTGGCGTAGACACGCACGCTGTTGAGGCTCGCGCCCTTCTGGCCGGTCAGCGGGTCGAACTCCGAAATCTCCTCGATCTCGTCGCCGAAGAAGCTCACCCGCCAGGCCATGTCCTCGTAGTGCGAGGGGAAGATCTCCAGGCTGTCGCCGCGCACGCGGAAGTTGCCGCGCTGGAAAGCGGCGTCGTTGCGCTTGTACTGCAGCGCGACGAGCTTGCGGATGATCTCGCGCTGGTCCTCGCTCGCGCCCTTCTTGAGGTCGAAGATCATCGCCGAGTATGTCTCGACCGAGCCGATGCCGTAGAGGCAGCTCACGCTCGCGACGATGATCACGTCGTCGCGTTCGAGCAGCGCGCGGGTGGCCGAATGGCGCATCCGGTCGATCGCCTCGTTCACCGAGCTTTCCTTCTCGATGTAGGTATCGCTGCGTGGCACGTAGGCTTCGGGCTGGTAGTAGTCGTAGTACGAAACGAAATACTCGACCGCGTTGTTCGGGAAGAAGCTCTTGAACTCGCCATAGAGCTGCGCGGCGAGGATCTTGTTGGGCGCGAGGACCAGCGCGGGGCGCTGCAGTTCCTCGATCACCTTGGCCATCGTGAAGGTCTTGCCGCTGCCGGTCACGCCGAGCAGCACCTGCGTCTGTTCACCGTCGCAGGCGCTGGCGGTCAGCTCGGCGATCGCGGTCGGCTGGTCGCCGCTGGGCGTGTATTCGCTCACCAGTTCGAACCGCTTGCCGCCCATCGATTTCTCGGGGCGCTGCGGCTTGTGGGGGACGAATTTGTCGGAGGTATCGGGCTCTTCGAGGCCACGACGGATGACGAGCTCGCTCATGCGGCGGATATGGGGAACGGATGCCGAACGGGCAAGGCGATTGGCGAGAGCGGCGCGAATTGCTAGCGAGGCCGCCAGCCAACCGGAGATACCCTGCCATGTCGAAGCCGCTCGCAGCCGTCGCTGCCGTCCTCGCGCCCCTGTTCGTTCTGGCCGCCTGTGGCAGCGAGAGCGAACCTCGTACCGCGGAAGAGGTCGTCGCCGAGGCGGGCAAGCTCGAGAAACCGCGGCCGGGGCAGTACGAAACGCAGGTCGAACTGCTCGAATTCTCGGTCCCGGGACTGCCGCCGAAGCAGGCCGAACAGCTGCGTTCGATGATGGGCAACGTGCAGGAAAAGGCGTCGTCCTACTGCCTGACCCAGGCCGAGGCGGACAAGGGCTTCGAGGACTCCATCCGCAAGATGACCGAAGGCACCGGCGGGATGAAGTGCGAGTTCGACAAGTTCGATGCCGGGGGCGGCAAGCTCGACGCCGCGCTGTCGTGCACCGGCGGTCAGGGGCTCAATTCGACGATC
This window harbors:
- a CDS encoding DUF3617 domain-containing protein — its product is MSKPLAAVAAVLAPLFVLAACGSESEPRTAEEVVAEAGKLEKPRPGQYETQVELLEFSVPGLPPKQAEQLRSMMGNVQEKASSYCLTQAEADKGFEDSIRKMTEGTGGMKCEFDKFDAGGGKLDAALSCTGGQGLNSTITIDGTTGAEASTMNVRMAQKAPMIPGGEVVMRMRMDSKRTGDCPA
- the uvrB gene encoding excinuclease ABC subunit UvrB, which encodes MSELVIRRGLEEPDTSDKFVPHKPQRPEKSMGGKRFELVSEYTPSGDQPTAIAELTASACDGEQTQVLLGVTGSGKTFTMAKVIEELQRPALVLAPNKILAAQLYGEFKSFFPNNAVEYFVSYYDYYQPEAYVPRSDTYIEKESSVNEAIDRMRHSATRALLERDDVIIVASVSCLYGIGSVETYSAMIFDLKKGASEDQREIIRKLVALQYKRNDAAFQRGNFRVRGDSLEIFPSHYEDMAWRVSFFGDEIEEISEFDPLTGQKGASLNSVRVYANSHYVTPGPTMKQASAAIKFELEERLKELHAEGRLLEAQRLEQRTNFDLEMIAATGSCAGIENYSRFLTGRLPGEPPPTLFEYLPENALLFVDESHQTVPQIGAMAKGDHRRKMTLAEYGFRLPSCIDNRPLRFNEWDAMRPQTFAVSATPGDWEMNQTGGVFAEQVIRPTGLIDPPVEIRPVEDQVQDCIAECKATAQKGYRTLVTTLTKRMAEDLTEFMHEQGVRVRYMHSDVETLERIELIRDLRLGVYDVLIGINLLREGLDIPECGLVCILDADKEGFLRSETSLIQTIGRAARNVDSKVILYADRITGSMERAMAETERRRAKQEEYNTEHGITPTTIIRNIQDIVAHTAAQDGVTVSTGDAERNNLVGHNLRAYIQDLEKRMRNAAADLEFEEAGRLRDEIRRLESDELGIPDAEKRAPIVGRSNEGKPGTRKDRFGKTRYKRMGGKP